TGATAATAATATTGGACCTGGGGAAAAAGAAAAAAATATTTATTTGAACAATGCATATAATGTTGGATGGAAAACACTATCTGTTGATTGGGATGATTGTAGTGCCTATGAAATAGGCGATATAGTGTTTGTTGGCTTTGATGAAATTTATTATGTACAAGTAGGAGATAAAGCTGGAATTATAAACTATGGAACATCATATGCTGATTATACTTATAGTGGAAAAATACAGTTATCGTTTGTTAAAGAGGAAAATGTGTATTTTCAGGCAGCTTATTTGAATCAGGGGCAGGGGGAAGCAGAAGGTGCATATTTAAATTGGTATATCAAGAGTGTTATACAATAATTAGGAGGTAACTTATGAAACGTGTACCAATAGGTGAAGTATTAAAGGAGTATGGATATATAACTGATGAACAGTTACAGGAGGCTTTAGAGGCACAGAAGAAAGATAAATCTAAGAGATTGGGTCAACATTTAATTGATTTGGGATTTGTAAATGAAGAACAGACTTTACGTGCATTGAGTGCAAAATTAGATTATCCAATGATTGATTTATCAACAGCTCCTATAGAGATTGATGCTGTAGCAAAGATTCCTCAACAGTTAGCAGAAAAATATAATGTTATTGGGATTAATATTGAATCAAATACTTTGACTGTTGTAACGAGTGATCCAATGGATTTCTATGCTTTAGAGGATATTAGACTTGTAACAGGTATGAATATTTCAATTGGATTAGCAGTTCATGATAGAATTAAGGATGCAATTGATTATAATTATTCAGAAATAAAGGCAAAATCTGCTGCTGAAGTAGCTAATAGGGATACAACGCATTTTGAAGCGATTGATGAAGAAATCTTTGATAGTGAGTCTGATGACTCACCAATTGTTAAATTATTAAATTCTTTATTAACTAAAGGTTTTAGTAGTAATGCTTCTGATATTCATATTGAACCTTTTGAAAAAGAAACATTAGTAAGAATGAGAATTGATGGAATGCTCATTGAATCTATGAAACTTCAAAAGAGTATTCATAGTCCATTAGTAGTAAGAACGAAGATTTTAGCAAATCTTGATATTTCAGAGCGTCGAATTCCACAGGACGGTCATTTTGTTGTGACAATCAATGGTGAACGTATGAATTTACGTGTGTCTATTGTGCCTACTGTATATGGTGAAAAGATTGTTATGAGATTTTTAAATTCTAATACACCTATTGATCATGCAAATCATTTTGGGATGACTGATATTAATTTTAAAAAAATGAATTTAATGATGGATAATCCTAATGGAATTATTTATGTGACTGGACCAACGGGTTCAGGGAAAACAACGACCTTATATATGATAATGGAAAAATTAGCAAAACGAAATGTTAATATTTTGACAATTGAAGATCCTGTTGAAAAGAATCTTGAGCGTATTAATCAAATGCAGGTAAATAATGTTGCTGGATTGACTTTTGAAAGTGGATTGAGAGCAATTTTAAGACAAGATCCTGATATTATTATGGTAGGAGAAACACGTGATGCTGAAACAGCTTCTATTTCTGTAAGAGCTGCTATTACAGGGCATTTGGTTGTTTCTACACTTCATACAAATGATGCTGTAAGTACAATTGTAAGATTAATTGATATGGGTATTGAACCGTATATGGTTGCTAATAGTGTTGTTGGTATTGTAGCACAACGTTTGGTTAAGAAGGTATGTCCTCATTGTGCTAAAAAAGAAATAGCATCAGAAGATGATAAACGTATCGCTGGAAAGAATTTGCCATATGTTTATCGAAGTGTTGGATGTCCAGCATGTCATCATACAGGATATAAAGGAAGAATAGCTGTACATGAAATGGTTTTAATTGATAAAAAAATTAAGAAAATGATAACTGAACATGCTGATATTGATGATATTTATGATTATGTAAAAATTAATCAAGATTATAGTTCTTTGTTTCAGGAAACTCTTAAATTAGTGGAAGAAGGTCAAACGACTATAGAAGAGTTATTGAAAATTTCTTATTATGAAAGATAGGGTGATTTGTAATGCAAGCGCTAGATAATATTTTAAATTATGCAAGAGAAAGAGGATATTCTGATGTTCATTTAGGTGGACTTACAAATATTATGGTTAGAAATAATGGTATTCTTATACCTTATGAACATAATTATACTTCAGAAGATATTGTTATTATGATTGAATCAATGTTAGATGAAAATCAACTTACTGACTTAAAAAATGGTCATGATATTGATTTGGTCTATGTCGAAGGAGAAAATCGTTACAGAGTTAATGTATATAAAGAAAGAGGTCATCTTTGTGCTGCATTGAGAGTTATTTATGAACGTATTCGTTCATTGAATGAATTAGGATTACCGCCTGTTCTTCAAAAATTAACGCAAGATCCAAGAGGTCTTGTCCTACTAACAGGGCCAACTGGTTCAGGTAAATCAACAACTCTTGCGGCAATGATTAATGAGATTAATAATAATCGTAAGTGCCATATTTTAACGATTGAGGATCCAATTGAATATGTATATAAACAAAATCTTGCATTAATTCATCAAAGAGAAATTAATTTTGATGTTGATTCATTTGATACAGCGTTAAGAAGTGCAATGCGTGAGGATCCAGATGTTATTTTGGTAGGAGAAATGCGTGATTATGAGACTATTCAGGCTGTAATGACTTTGGCTGAAACTGGTCACTTGGTTTTTTCAACATTGCATACCATTGGTGCTGCAAAAACAATTGATCGTATTATTGATGTTTTTCCACCACATAAACAAGATCAAATTAGAACACAGTTATCAGGTGTTTTAAATGCTGTTGTGACACAACAACTTATACCAACGATTGATGGAAAATCACGTG
Above is a genomic segment from Candidatus Stoquefichus sp. SB1 containing:
- a CDS encoding type IV pilus twitching motility protein PilT → MQALDNILNYARERGYSDVHLGGLTNIMVRNNGILIPYEHNYTSEDIVIMIESMLDENQLTDLKNGHDIDLVYVEGENRYRVNVYKERGHLCAALRVIYERIRSLNELGLPPVLQKLTQDPRGLVLLTGPTGSGKSTTLAAMINEINNNRKCHILTIEDPIEYVYKQNLALIHQREINFDVDSFDTALRSAMREDPDVILVGEMRDYETIQAVMTLAETGHLVFSTLHTIGAAKTIDRIIDVFPPHKQDQIRTQLSGVLNAVVTQQLIPTIDGKSRVAALEIMMATSAIENLIRENKGHQINSVIQTGSTLGMQSLNMSLTGLVRQGRISKEYALQYSDNPSELKTMI
- a CDS encoding GspE/PulE family protein translates to MKRVPIGEVLKEYGYITDEQLQEALEAQKKDKSKRLGQHLIDLGFVNEEQTLRALSAKLDYPMIDLSTAPIEIDAVAKIPQQLAEKYNVIGINIESNTLTVVTSDPMDFYALEDIRLVTGMNISIGLAVHDRIKDAIDYNYSEIKAKSAAEVANRDTTHFEAIDEEIFDSESDDSPIVKLLNSLLTKGFSSNASDIHIEPFEKETLVRMRIDGMLIESMKLQKSIHSPLVVRTKILANLDISERRIPQDGHFVVTINGERMNLRVSIVPTVYGEKIVMRFLNSNTPIDHANHFGMTDINFKKMNLMMDNPNGIIYVTGPTGSGKTTTLYMIMEKLAKRNVNILTIEDPVEKNLERINQMQVNNVAGLTFESGLRAILRQDPDIIMVGETRDAETASISVRAAITGHLVVSTLHTNDAVSTIVRLIDMGIEPYMVANSVVGIVAQRLVKKVCPHCAKKEIASEDDKRIAGKNLPYVYRSVGCPACHHTGYKGRIAVHEMVLIDKKIKKMITEHADIDDIYDYVKINQDYSSLFQETLKLVEEGQTTIEELLKISYYER